In Anaerolineales bacterium, the following proteins share a genomic window:
- a CDS encoding RNA polymerase sigma factor has translation MVTNFHDLYQKYSNDVYRFAYWVCGNAQDAEDITSETFVRALTSHGEIRSETVKGYLLTIAKNLAYKRSNREKRLVPLERDFVESQSQPAKQVEEAASLETAMRFIQTLPETDRAALVLRLQDELSYEEIADILNISLAAAKVKVHRARIKLTEYMQEQEEPQL, from the coding sequence ATGGTCACCAACTTCCATGACCTGTACCAGAAATACTCGAACGACGTGTATCGCTTCGCCTATTGGGTCTGCGGAAACGCGCAGGACGCCGAGGATATCACTTCTGAAACGTTCGTCCGCGCGCTGACTTCGCACGGCGAAATACGATCCGAAACCGTCAAAGGCTACCTGTTGACCATCGCAAAAAATCTGGCATACAAAAGGTCAAATCGCGAGAAAAGGTTAGTGCCGCTCGAACGGGATTTCGTCGAGTCGCAATCTCAGCCAGCCAAACAAGTCGAGGAGGCGGCGAGTCTCGAAACCGCCATGCGATTCATCCAAACCCTGCCCGAAACGGACCGCGCCGCGCTGGTCCTGCGGCTTCAAGACGAACTGTCCTACGAAGAGATCGCCGACATCTTGAACATTTCGCTCGCCGCGGCGAAGGTCAAGGTACACCGAGCAAGAATCAAACTGACCGAATACATGCAAGAACAAGAGGAGCCACAATTATGA
- a CDS encoding GNAT family protein, translated as MRDLFRGELVRFTSEEPDAMAKSEVRWQRDSEFHRLADIDPAILFSETRIRQWQEEKLEKGFHPKRYPFSVRTLAEDKLIGFIGLWVDLTHSEAWIGVGIGERDFWGKGYGTDMMKLALQYAFVELNMYRVSLGLHEYNPRALRSYEKVGFRMEGRTREDACHEGVFTDGLWMGILREEWLAMQNGDKP; from the coding sequence ATGAGAGACCTATTTCGCGGAGAACTCGTCCGCTTTACATCCGAAGAGCCGGACGCGATGGCGAAATCCGAAGTCCGCTGGCAGAGAGATTCGGAATTCCATCGGCTGGCGGACATCGATCCTGCCATCCTGTTTTCGGAGACGCGTATCCGTCAGTGGCAGGAAGAAAAACTTGAAAAAGGATTCCATCCGAAGCGCTATCCATTTTCTGTGCGCACGCTGGCGGAGGATAAACTGATCGGCTTTATCGGCTTGTGGGTGGATTTGACTCACAGCGAGGCGTGGATCGGCGTGGGCATTGGCGAGCGCGATTTCTGGGGCAAAGGCTATGGCACGGATATGATGAAGCTGGCTTTGCAATACGCGTTCGTGGAATTGAACATGTACCGCGTGTCGCTGGGCTTGCATGAGTACAATCCGCGCGCCCTGCGTTCGTATGAAAAAGTCGGCTTTCGCATGGAAGGACGCACGCGCGAGGATGCCTGCCATGAAGGCGTGTTCACCGACGGCTTGTGGATGGGCATTTTGCGCGAGGAATGGCTGGCAATGCAAAACGGAGATAAACCATGA
- a CDS encoding HD domain-containing protein, giving the protein MDQQEIIQKTADYINQEFSNDSSGHDWWHIHRVWQTALHICEKEKADAFIVQLAALLHDLDDWKFNDSGDENPRRAQGWLDSLNLDPSTTDAVCRIIKHISFKGAGVDNTMDSLEGFIVQDADRLDAIGAIGIARAFAYGGWKNRPLYDPISSPQLHQTFEQYKSSNSDTINHFHEKLLLLKDKMNTATAKRIAEGRHEMMVQFLNQFMDEWNGEDVE; this is encoded by the coding sequence ATGGACCAGCAAGAGATCATCCAAAAAACCGCCGACTACATCAATCAGGAATTTTCAAACGACTCATCGGGACACGATTGGTGGCACATCCATCGCGTCTGGCAGACCGCCCTCCACATTTGCGAGAAAGAAAAAGCGGATGCGTTCATCGTCCAACTCGCGGCGTTGCTTCACGATCTGGATGATTGGAAGTTCAACGATTCGGGGGATGAAAACCCGCGTCGCGCGCAGGGTTGGCTTGACTCGCTGAACCTCGACCCCTCCACCACTGACGCAGTGTGCCGCATCATCAAACACATCTCCTTCAAAGGCGCAGGCGTGGACAACACCATGGACTCCCTCGAAGGCTTCATCGTCCAAGACGCCGACCGCCTCGACGCCATCGGCGCCATCGGCATCGCCCGCGCCTTCGCCTACGGCGGCTGGAAGAATCGTCCGCTGTATGACCCGATATCCTCCCCACAACTGCATCAAACCTTTGAGCAATACAAAAGTAGTAACAGCGATACCATCAATCACTTCCACGAAAAGTTATTACTGCTCAAAGACAAGATGAACACCGCCACAGCCAAACGCATCGCCGAGGGGAGACATGAAATGATGGTCCAATTCCTAAATCAATTCATGGATGAATGGAACGGCGAGGATGTGGAATAA
- a CDS encoding polysaccharide deacetylase family protein, producing the protein MITSPLLRFYDWMQARHPDTLWRGDPSRREIALTFDDGPHPRDTPRVLDVLAKYNVHATFFLIGNEIGQNRHLVKRIHAEGHGLGIHCHRHLPFPFEKPDALKNQLRITQDLIAQACGFSPTHVRPPYGFFTAKTKSLLAEWGYRLVMWNCIPMHFLQPLGWTIQQITSSSLSGSIIVLHDGHGHGAKVARIVDTIIPKIKGLNFDFIKVEQMKRNGSHGQ; encoded by the coding sequence TTGATAACATCACCGCTTCTTCGCTTTTACGATTGGATGCAAGCCCGCCACCCCGATACGCTCTGGCGCGGCGACCCATCTCGCCGCGAGATCGCCCTCACCTTCGACGATGGTCCGCATCCGCGCGACACGCCACGCGTGTTAGATGTGCTGGCAAAATACAATGTCCACGCGACATTTTTCTTGATCGGGAACGAGATTGGACAAAATCGCCATCTCGTGAAGCGAATCCACGCGGAGGGACACGGTCTCGGAATCCACTGTCACCGCCATCTCCCATTTCCATTTGAAAAGCCAGACGCGTTGAAAAACCAATTGCGGATAACGCAAGACCTCATCGCGCAGGCGTGCGGATTTTCGCCGACTCACGTCCGCCCGCCGTATGGATTCTTCACCGCTAAAACAAAGTCCCTGCTGGCGGAGTGGGGCTACCGCCTCGTGATGTGGAATTGCATCCCCATGCACTTCCTGCAACCTCTCGGCTGGACGATTCAACAAATCACCTCCTCCTCCCTTTCTGGCTCGATCATCGTCCTGCACGACGGTCACGGTCACGGCGCAAAAGTGGCAAGGATCGTTGATACAATCATTCCCAAGATAAAAGGATTAAACTTCGATTTCATCAAGGTCGAACAGATGAAAAGGAACGGTTCGCATGGACAGTAA
- a CDS encoding HAD family phosphatase yields the protein MTIRAVFFDFGGVIVRTEHQAPRQGLAEQFRMDYEDIEKLVFGGGANGSAARASVGEITEEQHWLNVMKALKLPASEVQRVRDEFFGGDVIDRSLLEFLRSLKPKYKVGLISNAWDGLRAYIEKEKFADVFDEMIISAEVGVAKPAEKIYRIALEKLQVKPKEAVFVDDFIENIEACEKIGMKGIHFTDVDSALNQLKKLLVSANL from the coding sequence ATGACGATTCGCGCTGTGTTTTTTGATTTTGGCGGCGTTATTGTCCGCACCGAACATCAGGCTCCGCGACAAGGACTCGCGGAGCAGTTCCGTATGGACTACGAGGATATCGAGAAACTTGTCTTTGGCGGAGGAGCAAACGGCTCGGCGGCGCGCGCTTCGGTGGGAGAGATCACCGAGGAGCAGCATTGGCTCAATGTGATGAAAGCGCTCAAACTGCCAGCCAGCGAAGTTCAGCGAGTGCGCGATGAATTCTTCGGCGGCGACGTGATTGACCGATCCTTGTTGGAGTTTCTGCGTTCGCTCAAACCGAAATACAAAGTGGGACTCATCAGTAATGCTTGGGATGGATTGCGCGCCTACATTGAAAAGGAAAAATTCGCCGACGTGTTCGACGAGATGATTATCTCGGCGGAGGTGGGCGTGGCAAAGCCAGCCGAGAAGATCTATCGCATCGCGTTGGAGAAGTTGCAGGTCAAGCCAAAAGAAGCGGTCTTCGTGGACGACTTCATCGAAAACATCGAAGCCTGCGAGAAAATAGGCATGAAGGGAATCCATTTCACAGACGTCGACTCTGCTCTCAACCAACTCAAAAAACTTCTCGTCTCCGCCAACCTCTAG
- a CDS encoding GNAT family protein, which yields MKDLYTGELVRLIALDAAEGAKAFARWDRDSEFKRYLDSGASRLVSSDKIQKEIEEEIEEQSPKFYGFGVRTLENDALVGTGDLFVYNWTGRDAFVGLGFGDRDLWGKGYGADLMRLLLRYAFIELNLRRVTLNVFEYNPRAIRSYEKVGFRHEGRMRQTLNKEGKRWDMLYMGILREEWMEQNDNKTTN from the coding sequence ATGAAAGATTTGTACACAGGCGAGTTGGTGCGCCTGATCGCTTTGGACGCGGCGGAGGGCGCAAAGGCTTTTGCGCGCTGGGACCGCGACTCGGAATTCAAGCGTTATCTCGATAGCGGCGCGAGCAGGCTGGTTTCTTCGGACAAGATTCAAAAAGAGATCGAAGAGGAAATTGAAGAACAATCTCCCAAATTTTACGGGTTCGGCGTTCGCACGTTGGAGAACGACGCGTTGGTCGGCACAGGCGATCTGTTTGTCTATAACTGGACCGGGCGGGACGCGTTCGTTGGGCTAGGATTCGGCGACCGCGACCTGTGGGGCAAAGGCTATGGCGCCGACCTGATGAGGTTGCTCTTGCGCTATGCCTTTATCGAGTTGAATCTGAGGCGCGTGACGCTGAACGTGTTCGAATACAACCCGCGCGCGATCCGTTCCTATGAAAAGGTCGGCTTCCGCCATGAAGGGCGGATGCGGCAAACGTTGAACAAGGAAGGCAAACGCTGGGATATGCTCTACATGGGCATCCTGCGTGAAGAATGGATGGAACAAAATGACAACAAAACTACAAACTAG
- a CDS encoding GNAT family N-acetyltransferase produces the protein MTTKLQTSETFLDPTINLRFARWDDLAAVTQLVYDVCEADGDTTVAVTEEEMALEWKSPGFNIETDGIVAVTQDGRIVGFEEFSNEYEHSKLRTDGYVHPQFKGLGIATTMMHAVEKRARQEIALAEPDVRVHLQSTLDSHDTDGRSVHEACGFSPIRYHWRMQVELDSPPPEVVFPNGIELRPFVKGEHDRAVWEAQNETFRDHWGSHDISFDHWTLRKFSRSDFDPSLWMVAWDGDQVAGFSQNRYRMGIGWIGTLGVRRPWRKMGLGYSLLIHSFGEFYKRGTKTIGLGVDAESPTGATRLYIKAGMHAASEFVTYEKELRPGRELEEHDE, from the coding sequence ATGACAACAAAACTACAAACTAGCGAGACGTTTCTCGACCCAACGATCAACCTGCGTTTTGCAAGATGGGACGATCTCGCCGCGGTGACCCAACTCGTCTACGATGTGTGTGAAGCGGATGGGGATACCACGGTCGCTGTGACCGAGGAAGAGATGGCGCTTGAGTGGAAGTCGCCTGGCTTTAACATCGAAACGGACGGCATTGTCGCTGTCACGCAAGATGGGCGGATCGTGGGCTTCGAGGAGTTTTCAAACGAATATGAACACTCTAAACTCCGCACCGATGGATACGTCCACCCGCAGTTCAAAGGGTTGGGCATTGCCACTACGATGATGCACGCTGTTGAGAAACGAGCGCGTCAAGAAATCGCTTTGGCTGAACCCGATGTCCGTGTACATCTGCAAAGTACATTGGACAGCCATGATACAGACGGACGAAGCGTTCACGAAGCCTGCGGTTTTTCGCCGATTCGTTATCACTGGCGGATGCAGGTAGAACTCGATTCTCCTCCGCCCGAAGTTGTTTTCCCAAATGGGATCGAACTACGTCCCTTCGTGAAAGGTGAGCATGACCGCGCAGTTTGGGAGGCGCAGAATGAAACCTTCCGTGACCATTGGGGTAGTCACGATATCTCGTTCGATCACTGGACATTACGCAAGTTCAGCCGCTCAGACTTTGACCCATCCCTGTGGATGGTTGCGTGGGACGGTGATCAGGTCGCAGGTTTCTCGCAGAACCGTTATCGCATGGGCATCGGCTGGATCGGCACGCTGGGAGTCCGCCGCCCATGGCGCAAGATGGGATTGGGTTACTCGCTGTTGATTCATTCCTTTGGCGAGTTTTATAAACGCGGCACCAAGACCATCGGTCTCGGTGTGGATGCGGAAAGTCCCACAGGCGCCACTCGACTCTATATCAAAGCAGGCATGCACGCCGCCAGCGAATTCGTGACCTATGAAAAAGAGTTGCGTCCCGGACGTGAACTCGAAGAACATGATGAATGA
- a CDS encoding lipocalin-like domain-containing protein translates to MDSKSFVGAWRLVTFEFRKESGQVMYPYGAEARGSIIYTESGRYSAQLMRRDRPRLKSGDQLKATAEEMEANYKGCISYFGTYELNLDEGIIIHRVEASLLPNMEGTEQTRYFELSGDHLQLKTPPIKLDGEKAVGVLQWEKVI, encoded by the coding sequence ATGGACAGTAAATCATTCGTCGGCGCGTGGAGGCTGGTCACGTTTGAGTTCCGCAAAGAGAGCGGGCAGGTCATGTATCCGTATGGGGCTGAGGCGCGGGGCTCGATCATTTACACGGAATCGGGTCGCTATTCCGCCCAGTTGATGCGCAGGGATCGTCCACGGCTGAAATCGGGAGATCAGTTAAAAGCAACCGCCGAAGAGATGGAAGCGAATTACAAAGGATGTATCTCCTATTTTGGGACGTACGAACTAAATCTCGATGAAGGAATTATCATCCATCGCGTCGAAGCGTCGCTGTTGCCCAACATGGAAGGGACGGAGCAGACGCGCTATTTTGAATTATCGGGGGATCATTTACAGTTGAAGACTCCGCCCATCAAATTGGATGGCGAAAAAGCAGTTGGCGTTTTGCAATGGGAAAAAGTCATATAA
- a CDS encoding MOSC domain-containing protein, whose protein sequence is MKLISINIGKARTQQNGEKLETTGIYKMPVDGTVKIKSLGIVGDFIGSSKHHGGPDQAIYVYGAADYAWWSKELGKELAPGTFGDNLTISELQSADFNIGDRLHIGEVILEVTAPRIPCSTLATRMGDSHFVKKYRHAERPGLYCRVIAEGEIKAGVGVTVQPVGGEAVSVVEIFRDWYEKSKDESTLRRFLRSPLAIRARHDLERRLERLHF, encoded by the coding sequence ATGAAACTCATCAGCATAAACATCGGTAAAGCCCGCACACAACAGAACGGCGAAAAATTGGAAACGACGGGGATTTACAAAATGCCTGTGGATGGAACGGTGAAGATCAAATCGCTGGGCATCGTTGGAGATTTTATCGGCAGTTCAAAACATCACGGCGGACCCGATCAGGCGATCTACGTCTACGGCGCGGCGGATTATGCGTGGTGGTCGAAGGAATTGGGAAAAGAACTCGCGCCTGGAACATTCGGCGACAATTTGACGATCAGCGAATTGCAAAGCGCGGATTTCAACATCGGCGACCGCTTGCATATCGGCGAGGTGATTCTCGAAGTGACCGCGCCGCGCATCCCTTGTTCCACGCTCGCGACGCGGATGGGCGACTCACACTTCGTGAAGAAGTATCGCCACGCGGAGCGACCAGGCTTGTATTGCCGCGTCATCGCCGAAGGGGAGATAAAGGCTGGGGTTGGCGTGACAGTTCAACCCGTCGGAGGCGAAGCGGTGAGCGTCGTCGAAATCTTCCGCGATTGGTATGAGAAATCCAAAGATGAATCCACGCTGCGACGATTCCTGCGAAGCCCGCTCGCAATCCGCGCCCGCCACGATTTGGAACGGCGATTGGAGAGGTTGCATTTTTAG
- a CDS encoding GNAT family protein yields MFDIQTQLFEGKDVRFGPIDYEKDPAVESVWTHDSDFVRLYDVEPARPMSAAMVKKSYEKLEKSIEEDKNKYYFTIRSKEDDRLIGKILVQGIEWTNGNCWIQLGIGAAADRRKGYGAQSLGMLLRFLFGELNLHRVSARVPEYNEAAFALFEKFGFVEEIRRRQAVERDGRRWDMIVFGLLKAEWASQANP; encoded by the coding sequence ATGTTCGATATTCAAACCCAATTGTTCGAAGGCAAAGATGTCCGCTTTGGACCGATCGATTACGAAAAAGACCCGGCGGTCGAATCGGTGTGGACGCATGATTCGGATTTCGTGCGGCTGTACGACGTCGAGCCGGCGCGTCCCATGTCGGCGGCGATGGTGAAGAAAAGTTATGAGAAACTCGAAAAGAGCATCGAAGAGGATAAGAACAAATACTATTTCACCATCCGCTCGAAAGAGGATGATCGCCTGATCGGGAAGATTCTCGTGCAGGGCATCGAGTGGACGAACGGCAATTGCTGGATCCAACTCGGCATCGGCGCGGCGGCGGACCGACGCAAAGGGTATGGCGCGCAGTCGCTGGGGATGTTGTTGCGGTTCCTCTTCGGCGAGTTGAACCTGCATCGCGTCAGCGCGCGCGTACCCGAATATAACGAAGCCGCGTTCGCCCTGTTCGAGAAGTTCGGTTTTGTTGAAGAAATTCGACGACGACAGGCGGTAGAACGCGACGGTCGCCGTTGGGACATGATCGTTTTCGGCTTGTTGAAGGCTGAATGGGCGAGTCAGGCGAACCCGTAG
- a CDS encoding zinc ribbon domain-containing protein, with translation MDSFNCPNCGAAIPPKAIKASDLVTCEFCGTSFRVPKTLTPEPDMGDLILGADFSSKIMPGWEVINEDLLTFHKGKPSELRGSYKPQINTYYVLKSSGFLDDFDASINIKYTGGVKDIIRAGFYLRFTDEGGYAVLVSVIGSYSIGYYKKDPKGELKWEDLLPWANHTALRSGMNETNRLRVICQGEKFRVYLNGVLATSFKDSAFKRGKLYLAVVPTEKSNLDVTFTDLQLREVLK, from the coding sequence ATGGACTCTTTCAACTGCCCCAACTGCGGAGCGGCGATCCCGCCCAAAGCCATCAAAGCCTCGGACTTGGTCACGTGTGAGTTTTGCGGCACCAGTTTCCGTGTGCCGAAAACTCTCACGCCCGAACCTGACATGGGCGACCTGATCCTCGGCGCGGATTTTAGCAGTAAGATCATGCCAGGCTGGGAGGTTATCAACGAAGATTTGCTGACTTTCCACAAAGGCAAACCGTCCGAGTTGCGCGGTAGTTACAAACCCCAGATCAATACCTATTACGTGCTGAAGAGTTCGGGCTTTTTGGACGACTTCGACGCCAGCATCAACATCAAATACACAGGCGGAGTCAAAGACATCATCCGCGCGGGGTTTTATCTGCGCTTCACGGATGAGGGTGGATACGCAGTGTTGGTGTCTGTGATCGGCTCATACAGCATCGGTTATTACAAGAAGGACCCAAAAGGCGAATTGAAGTGGGAGGATTTATTGCCGTGGGCGAATCACACCGCCTTGCGTTCGGGGATGAACGAGACCAATCGTCTGCGTGTGATTTGTCAGGGAGAGAAGTTCCGCGTCTATTTGAACGGGGTGCTGGCAACTTCCTTCAAGGATTCGGCTTTCAAGCGCGGCAAGTTGTATCTGGCTGTCGTGCCGACCGAGAAGTCGAATCTGGATGTCACGTTTACCGATTTGCAGTTGAGGGAAGTTCTGAAATAA
- a CDS encoding MFS transporter → MPRISPSRVYLFIEFSASACFSMMFVVTSLYEATVAGLTPIQLILVGTALEISAFVFEVPTGIVADVYSRRLSIIIGYVLMGVGFLVEGLFPAFIPILLAQVIWGLGYTFTSGATQAWITDEIGEDDANKLFLRATRVGLYASLLGMALAALVGVDNVAMPILVGSAGVLLIGVTLILIMPETNFHPTPREDRTTWGHMWHTFKQGADAVRSSPRLMSIVGVGLFYGIYSEGFDRLWVKHLLDTFSLPILFGNNQVAFFAVLRAVGTLLTILAVHFVEKRVDSTNSIAIGRAMLIVTGLISAAMLGFALSSVLFLSLSLYLIIDALRDVRIPLQTAWVNQKLDSNVRATVHSMFGQVDTVGQTLGGPIVAVIAATGSTIASLVTSSLLLTPALFFVSRANSRRSPEPAETSAKEAGG, encoded by the coding sequence TTGCCTCGCATCTCCCCCTCCCGCGTCTATCTCTTTATCGAATTCTCCGCCTCCGCGTGTTTCTCGATGATGTTCGTCGTCACCTCGCTCTACGAAGCGACGGTTGCTGGACTGACGCCCATTCAACTGATTCTCGTCGGCACCGCGCTTGAAATTTCCGCATTCGTCTTCGAAGTGCCAACAGGGATTGTCGCCGACGTGTATTCACGCAGGCTTTCGATCATCATCGGCTATGTGCTGATGGGCGTTGGCTTCCTGGTGGAAGGACTCTTTCCCGCATTCATCCCGATTCTTCTCGCGCAAGTGATCTGGGGATTGGGCTACACCTTCACCAGCGGCGCGACGCAGGCATGGATCACCGATGAGATCGGCGAGGACGACGCCAACAAACTTTTCTTGCGCGCTACTCGCGTCGGATTGTACGCGTCGCTTCTCGGCATGGCGCTCGCCGCGTTGGTTGGTGTGGACAACGTCGCCATGCCGATTTTGGTCGGCTCAGCGGGCGTGCTGTTGATCGGCGTGACCCTGATTCTTATCATGCCTGAGACAAATTTTCATCCCACGCCGCGTGAAGACCGCACAACATGGGGACACATGTGGCATACCTTCAAACAAGGCGCGGATGCCGTCCGTTCGAGCCCGCGCTTGATGAGCATCGTCGGCGTTGGGCTGTTCTACGGAATCTACAGCGAAGGCTTTGATCGTCTGTGGGTGAAGCATTTGCTCGATACTTTCAGTCTGCCGATTTTATTTGGGAACAACCAAGTGGCGTTCTTCGCCGTTCTGCGCGCGGTGGGGACTTTGCTCACCATCCTCGCCGTTCACTTTGTCGAAAAGCGCGTCGACTCGACAAACTCGATTGCCATTGGTCGCGCCATGCTGATTGTGACGGGCTTGATCTCCGCCGCCATGCTGGGCTTCGCCCTCTCGTCGGTTCTGTTTCTCAGCCTCAGCCTGTATCTCATCATCGACGCGTTACGAGACGTCCGAATCCCTCTGCAGACCGCGTGGGTCAACCAAAAATTGGATTCGAACGTCCGCGCGACGGTCCACTCGATGTTTGGGCAGGTGGACACGGTTGGTCAAACGTTGGGTGGACCCATCGTCGCGGTGATCGCCGCGACGGGCTCGACCATCGCTTCACTCGTGACGTCGAGCCTGCTTCTCACCCCCGCGCTTTTCTTCGTCAGCCGCGCCAACTCGCGGCGAAGCCCCGAACCAGCTGAAACGTCCGCGAAAGAAGCGGGAGGATAA
- a CDS encoding VOC family protein: MSELFVCHVEWGAPEPSVLEAFFTQLFGWKFQPFAPGYLMYLPAQGGVSVGINQSDQMRSGGSPSVSVRVNDLDATLLRAVELGGQVAVPKTAVGNGAFAFISAPDGNLIGLQQL, translated from the coding sequence ATGTCTGAATTGTTTGTATGTCACGTTGAATGGGGCGCCCCCGAGCCATCCGTTTTGGAGGCTTTTTTCACCCAATTGTTCGGCTGGAAATTTCAACCCTTTGCCCCAGGGTATTTGATGTATCTGCCCGCGCAGGGAGGAGTTAGCGTTGGCATCAACCAGTCGGATCAAATGCGTTCAGGCGGATCGCCAAGCGTTTCTGTTCGGGTTAACGATCTCGACGCTACGTTATTGAGAGCAGTGGAGCTTGGCGGGCAGGTGGCTGTGCCCAAGACCGCAGTTGGAAATGGGGCGTTTGCCTTTATCAGCGCGCCCGATGGAAATTTGATCGGTCTGCAACAGTTGTAA
- a CDS encoding VOC family protein: MTNRSMPPGAIIPELAYPDVRAAADWLCQAFGFSERLQIGNHRAQLVFGGGSIIVTKRNSSDSPLVDTSHAVMVCVDDVDAHYEQAKRYGAKITNPPKDYEFGERQYSVEDPGGHHWVFSQSIADVDPQTWGGILNKSN, from the coding sequence ATGACGAATCGTTCGATGCCGCCTGGTGCAATAATTCCTGAACTCGCCTACCCAGACGTGCGCGCGGCAGCAGATTGGCTTTGCCAAGCCTTTGGGTTCTCGGAACGCCTGCAAATCGGGAACCACCGCGCGCAACTTGTCTTTGGCGGAGGCTCGATCATCGTCACAAAAAGAAATTCAAGCGATTCCCCTCTCGTTGACACGAGCCACGCGGTTATGGTTTGCGTGGACGATGTTGACGCACATTACGAGCAGGCTAAACGATACGGCGCAAAAATAACCAACCCGCCAAAGGATTATGAATTCGGCGAGCGGCAATACAGCGTGGAAGATCCTGGCGGGCATCATTGGGTATTTTCGCAGAGCATCGCGGATGTTGACCCACAAACATGGGGCGGGATATTGAACAAATCGAATTGA
- a CDS encoding GNAT family N-acetyltransferase codes for MNAILEKQNILPLPAEYFARGGSIDDYKIVFDLLNLYSMHLNGRVDLNDPELLRLDWLNDGFNPETDLHLVFAADGTLVAFVECWTTQQPPVHPWIYGCVHPDHWGKGIGGHIVTWAEDHARLALDKCAPDLRVAPRSGVEAHNENGNALFEGLGWKHIRSFYRMVADLDSAPEESAVPDGIVIRPYDPETELEEVYRTFVDTFNDHFGFIEQPFEKGLAEYKHNFVEEPGYTPEMWFVAMDGDRMAGICICRRENADDAESGWVSELGVRREWRKRGLGHALLKHAFAAFYADGKKRAGLGVDASSLTGALKLYENAGMRVQRQFNMYEKEFRSGKELAVESL; via the coding sequence ATGAACGCCATACTTGAAAAACAAAACATTCTTCCATTGCCTGCGGAATACTTTGCACGCGGCGGAAGCATTGACGATTACAAAATCGTCTTTGACCTGCTCAATCTTTACTCCATGCACCTGAACGGACGCGTGGACTTGAACGACCCGGAGTTGCTCCGCCTCGACTGGCTGAACGACGGCTTCAACCCGGAAACCGATCTGCATCTGGTTTTTGCGGCAGATGGCACGCTGGTCGCTTTTGTGGAATGTTGGACGACTCAACAGCCGCCCGTTCACCCGTGGATTTATGGATGTGTGCACCCCGATCACTGGGGGAAAGGAATCGGCGGCCACATCGTGACGTGGGCGGAGGATCACGCGCGTCTCGCGCTCGACAAGTGCGCGCCCGATCTACGGGTCGCGCCGCGCTCCGGTGTGGAGGCGCACAACGAAAACGGGAACGCCCTCTTTGAAGGACTCGGCTGGAAACACATCCGCTCGTTCTATCGCATGGTCGCGGATTTGGATTCGGCGCCCGAAGAGTCAGCTGTCCCCGATGGGATTGTGATCCGCCCGTATGACCCCGAAACGGAACTCGAGGAAGTCTACCGGACATTTGTGGACACGTTCAATGACCACTTCGGTTTCATCGAACAGCCATTTGAAAAAGGCTTGGCGGAATACAAACATAATTTTGTCGAGGAACCCGGGTACACGCCTGAGATGTGGTTCGTCGCGATGGACGGCGACCGGATGGCTGGCATTTGCATCTGCCGCCGCGAAAACGCCGATGATGCCGAATCTGGTTGGGTGAGCGAGTTGGGTGTGCGCCGCGAGTGGCGCAAACGCGGGTTGGGTCACGCGTTGCTTAAACATGCCTTTGCCGCGTTCTATGCGGATGGCAAGAAGCGCGCCGGTCTTGGCGTGGATGCGAGCAGTCTCACCGGCGCGTTGAAGTTGTATGAAAATGCAGGGATGCGCGTCCAACGGCAGTTCAATATGTACGAAAAAGAATTCCGTTCGGGTAAAGAGTTGGCTGTCGAATCGTTATAG